From the genome of Pelobacter propionicus DSM 2379, one region includes:
- a CDS encoding cyclic 2,3-diphosphoglycerate synthase produces the protein MRPVRVIIMGAAGRDFHNFACCFRDNPAYRVVAFTAAQIPYIAHRCYPASLAGTLYPHGIPIRPEEELSDLIRRQRVDQVVFAYSDISHTELMHTASRVLALGADFRLIGPDATMLRSRRPVVSVCAVRTGCGKSQVVRYFCDLLTERGLRPLVVRHPMPYGDLEEQAVQRFSSAADLEQFHCTIEEREEYEHLLAQGAMVYAGVDYRAILRRAEKEARLLIWDGGNNDLPFFRPDLEIVVVDPLRPGHETSWYPGEVNLRRAGIVVVNKVNAADSAAVQAVEQSVRRVNPAALIVRTASQVWVDEGEWIRGKRVLVVEDGPTVTHGSMPSGAGLAAAVQYGAAQVIDPRPWAVGSLAEAYQRHPHLGPVLPALGYRPEQVAELGATISGVPCDLVLAATPIDLARLVRVDTPILRVSYAIAEPEGTPLRDAFLRFLCSLP, from the coding sequence ATGAGGCCGGTGCGGGTGATCATCATGGGGGCAGCGGGCAGGGACTTCCACAACTTTGCCTGCTGTTTCCGCGACAACCCCGCCTACCGGGTCGTCGCCTTCACCGCTGCCCAGATCCCCTACATCGCCCATCGCTGCTATCCCGCCTCCCTGGCCGGCACTCTCTACCCCCACGGCATCCCGATCCGGCCGGAGGAGGAGCTTTCTGACCTGATCCGGCGCCAGCGGGTCGACCAGGTGGTCTTCGCCTACAGCGACATCTCCCATACCGAGCTTATGCACACCGCCTCCCGGGTCCTGGCACTGGGGGCCGACTTCCGCCTCATCGGACCCGACGCCACCATGCTCAGGAGCAGGCGGCCGGTGGTCTCGGTCTGCGCCGTCAGGACCGGCTGCGGCAAAAGCCAGGTAGTACGCTACTTCTGTGACCTTCTGACGGAGCGGGGGCTCAGGCCGCTGGTGGTGCGCCACCCCATGCCCTACGGCGACCTGGAGGAACAGGCGGTGCAGCGCTTCTCCTCTGCCGCCGATCTGGAACAGTTCCATTGCACCATTGAGGAGCGGGAGGAGTACGAGCATCTGCTGGCCCAGGGCGCCATGGTGTATGCCGGCGTGGATTACCGGGCCATCCTCCGCCGGGCGGAGAAGGAGGCGCGGCTCCTCATCTGGGACGGCGGCAACAACGACCTCCCCTTCTTCCGGCCCGACCTGGAGATCGTGGTGGTTGACCCGCTTCGTCCGGGGCATGAGACCTCCTGGTACCCGGGTGAGGTGAACCTGCGGCGGGCCGGGATCGTGGTGGTCAACAAGGTCAACGCCGCTGATTCGGCGGCTGTCCAGGCGGTGGAGCAGTCGGTCCGCCGGGTGAATCCGGCCGCGCTGATCGTGCGCACCGCTTCGCAGGTGTGGGTGGATGAAGGGGAGTGGATCAGGGGAAAACGGGTGCTGGTGGTGGAGGACGGGCCGACGGTCACCCACGGTTCCATGCCCAGCGGCGCCGGGCTGGCCGCTGCCGTGCAGTATGGCGCCGCACAGGTCATCGATCCGCGCCCCTGGGCGGTCGGCTCCCTGGCTGAGGCCTATCAGCGACACCCACACCTGGGGCCGGTCCTGCCCGCCCTGGGGTATCGCCCCGAGCAGGTGGCCGAACTTGGCGCCACCATCTCAGGAGTTCCGTGTGACCTGGTGCTGGCCGCCACCCCCATCGACCTGGCCCGCCTGGTCCGGGTCGACACGCCGATCCTGCGGGTCTCCTACGCCATTGCCGAACCGGAGGGGACCCCGCTCAGGGACGCCTTTCTCCGTTTTTTGTGTTCTCTGCCGTAA
- a CDS encoding rhomboid family intramembrane serine protease — protein sequence MIPLRDYRPTRSFPLMTVMLIALNIAVFLQDRLGGHYTLVQVNTGQGIVLAREFVGGLTSHFSLVPSDLVSHPLLAWPTIFTSMFLHGNWLHIGSNMLFLWVFGDNIEDTLGRLRFSVFYLLCGLAAALVQILSDPASTIPMVGASGAVAGVLGAYLLLFPHNRVLTLIPLFIFFTTVELPAYLIIGYWALLQFLNAYLLKGGGMLRGGGVAYFAHIGGFVAGIILIMLLKGSTRHGTGRR from the coding sequence ATGATACCGCTCCGAGACTACCGCCCCACCCGCAGCTTTCCGTTGATGACGGTCATGCTGATCGCCCTCAACATCGCGGTGTTCCTTCAGGACCGCCTCGGCGGACACTACACGCTGGTGCAGGTGAATACCGGCCAGGGGATCGTCCTGGCCAGGGAGTTCGTGGGCGGCCTCACGAGCCACTTCTCCCTCGTGCCGAGCGATCTCGTCTCCCACCCCCTGCTGGCATGGCCGACCATCTTCACCTCCATGTTCCTGCACGGAAACTGGCTGCACATCGGTTCCAACATGCTGTTCCTGTGGGTATTCGGCGACAACATCGAGGACACCCTCGGCCGCCTGCGCTTCAGCGTCTTCTATCTCCTCTGCGGCTTGGCCGCGGCACTTGTCCAGATCCTGAGCGACCCGGCTTCAACCATCCCCATGGTCGGGGCCAGCGGCGCCGTGGCGGGGGTGCTGGGCGCCTACCTGCTGCTCTTCCCCCACAACCGGGTCCTCACCCTGATCCCCCTGTTCATCTTTTTCACCACCGTCGAGCTCCCCGCCTACCTGATTATCGGCTACTGGGCACTGCTCCAGTTCCTCAACGCCTATCTCCTGAAGGGTGGAGGGATGTTGCGGGGCGGCGGAGTGGCCTATTTCGCCCACATCGGCGGATTTGTGGCAGGAATTATCCTGATCATGCTTCTGAAAGGGAGCACACGTCACGGAACAGGGAGGAGATGA
- a CDS encoding SseB family protein, with protein sequence MIEVTRRWEEAAAEASPAENALDRALAALHQDVNDPKAQSAFYGTFLNTTFCVPTLDSKELDGEEAGAEERVLPLVLEADGTRYLIVFSSEARLTEWAGRSVDWAPVPGHVLATTAMPPLHIAMNVGTEYSKQFNPEEIAWLREVVKRSRQTESGEEQTN encoded by the coding sequence CTGATCGAGGTGACCCGCCGCTGGGAGGAGGCGGCTGCGGAAGCCTCTCCGGCGGAGAACGCCCTGGACCGTGCCCTGGCGGCGCTGCACCAGGATGTGAATGATCCCAAGGCGCAGTCGGCCTTTTACGGCACCTTCCTCAACACGACCTTCTGCGTGCCGACCCTGGATTCGAAGGAACTGGACGGCGAAGAAGCGGGCGCGGAGGAGCGGGTGCTTCCGCTGGTCCTTGAGGCCGACGGGACCAGGTACCTTATTGTTTTCAGCAGCGAAGCTCGCCTGACGGAGTGGGCCGGCCGTTCCGTCGACTGGGCTCCGGTTCCGGGGCACGTACTGGCGACCACCGCCATGCCGCCGCTGCACATCGCCATGAACGTGGGCACCGAATACTCGAAACAGTTCAACCCCGAAGAAATCGCCTGGCTCAGGGAGGTGGTGAAGCGCAGCCGGCAGACGGAAAGCGGGGAGGAGCAAACGAACTGA
- a CDS encoding L,D-transpeptidase family protein, with translation MREPKKSHNRSPEGSGPYAMAGCGRTARSLLFVRISVLALFALFLGCGNLHGAPRAKPTFEEANTLFCQGNYTASLSGYARLFDSCPEARDRILFEMGVIHSHPRNGNKDYQKALDCFQRLIREYPASEYRRDSERMIFSIANVAIKDGTIADQQTRIDALRKEAADKESEIAALRRTIADLERKVLECAVKTRAVTRILIEKGDRRLTLFSRNEALKSYRIALGGAPSGPKEREGDNKTPEGAYVIDSKNGNSQYHLSLHISYPNERDKKRAQELGVSPGGDIMIHGIKNGFSWVGDSQADADWTRGCVAVSDEEIEEIYKLVQIGTAVEIRP, from the coding sequence ATGAGAGAACCGAAAAAATCCCATAACAGGTCGCCTGAAGGATCCGGGCCGTACGCCATGGCGGGGTGCGGAAGAACGGCCAGGAGCCTGCTCTTCGTCCGCATCTCCGTCCTGGCGTTGTTCGCCCTGTTCCTTGGATGCGGCAATCTTCACGGAGCGCCTCGGGCCAAGCCGACGTTCGAGGAAGCGAATACTCTCTTCTGCCAGGGAAACTACACCGCCTCTCTCAGCGGCTACGCGCGGCTCTTTGACAGCTGTCCCGAGGCGAGAGACAGGATCCTGTTCGAAATGGGCGTCATCCACTCCCACCCCAGGAACGGTAACAAGGATTATCAGAAGGCACTGGACTGCTTCCAGAGGCTTATCAGGGAATATCCCGCAAGCGAGTACCGCCGCGACAGCGAGAGGATGATATTTTCCATCGCTAATGTTGCCATCAAGGACGGGACGATTGCGGACCAGCAGACGCGCATCGACGCTCTCCGGAAAGAGGCCGCGGACAAAGAGAGCGAGATTGCCGCGCTGCGGCGAACAATCGCCGACCTGGAACGGAAGGTCCTGGAATGCGCGGTCAAAACAAGAGCGGTTACCAGAATCCTGATAGAGAAGGGGGACCGGCGCCTGACGTTATTCTCCAGGAATGAGGCGCTGAAAAGCTACCGGATAGCCCTGGGCGGAGCCCCCAGCGGCCCGAAGGAGCGGGAGGGGGACAACAAGACCCCGGAGGGAGCCTACGTCATCGATTCAAAAAACGGAAACAGCCAGTATCACCTGTCGCTGCACATCTCCTATCCCAACGAACGTGACAAAAAACGGGCACAAGAACTGGGTGTTTCTCCGGGCGGAGACATCATGATCCACGGAATCAAGAACGGATTCTCCTGGGTTGGCGATTCACAGGCGGACGCAGACTGGACCAGGGGCTGTGTCGCCGTAAGCGACGAAGAGATCGAGGAGATTTACAAGCTGGTCCAGATCGGCACGGCCGTGGAGATACGGCCATGA
- a CDS encoding Lpp/OprI family alanine-zipper lipoprotein, which yields MKKSLLLIATMLVLPVTFMGCATSGDLEKMQAQQKLIDAKADQALQDAQAAKTAADAAKVKADDATLRAENAEKAAQERERIADEKAKKADAVFQKSMKK from the coding sequence ATGAAGAAAAGTCTGTTGCTGATCGCGACGATGCTTGTTCTCCCTGTTACGTTTATGGGGTGCGCAACATCCGGCGACCTGGAGAAGATGCAGGCGCAGCAAAAACTGATCGATGCGAAGGCTGATCAGGCATTGCAGGATGCGCAAGCTGCCAAGACTGCCGCCGATGCGGCCAAGGTGAAGGCTGATGATGCCACGCTCCGCGCCGAAAATGCTGAAAAGGCGGCCCAGGAGAGAGAAAGAATCGCCGATGAAAAGGCGAAAAAGGCTGACGCTGTTTTCCAGAAATCGATGAAGAAATAA
- a CDS encoding L,D-transpeptidase family protein yields MRRTVHHTFAHNCFCLLAVWGFIASLQGCAAIKGAQEKPRFVPVHTEKDIERHNFPATRGEDVIGRLAMVRVEEGDTLADIARHFGLGLNAISAANPGVDPWVPRAGERILLPLSFILPDAPRKGIVINLATMRLFHYKGSGTAQVVSTYPVGVGAEDRPTPPGPTRVVRKAAKPTWHVPASIAERHRMKGDILPASIPPGPDNPLGEYALYLGKAGYLIHGTNKPASVGLQATNGCMRLYPENIKTLFGETPVNTPVLIVNQPYLVGRRDGALYVEAHGSSESSNSGELLKMHDKLRSMEKKSARPLDWNRIKEVEARSLGIPVPVPVSGPDQGSKKELPETVEVEHPGNLYGKPAVPEMTKDAWYVQAAYMRDETDARRLAAIITHQGPPIPARIVPKSGGGYRVIAGPFKDGDEARDAAKRIKYDLEIDAFVFDASRK; encoded by the coding sequence ATGCGCCGAACTGTTCACCACACCTTCGCACACAATTGCTTTTGTCTCTTAGCAGTATGGGGTTTCATCGCATCGCTCCAGGGATGCGCCGCCATAAAAGGCGCCCAGGAAAAACCACGGTTTGTTCCCGTCCATACTGAGAAGGATATCGAACGGCACAATTTTCCGGCCACGAGGGGAGAGGACGTCATTGGCAGACTGGCAATGGTCAGGGTCGAAGAGGGGGATACGCTGGCAGATATCGCCCGGCACTTCGGCCTGGGACTTAACGCCATCAGCGCGGCCAATCCGGGGGTGGACCCATGGGTGCCCAGGGCCGGGGAGCGCATCCTGCTGCCTTTAAGTTTCATCCTGCCGGACGCCCCGAGGAAGGGCATCGTCATCAACCTGGCCACCATGAGGCTCTTTCACTACAAGGGGAGCGGGACCGCACAGGTGGTGTCCACCTATCCGGTGGGTGTGGGAGCAGAGGACCGCCCCACCCCACCGGGGCCAACGCGTGTGGTGCGCAAGGCAGCCAAGCCCACCTGGCATGTGCCCGCCTCCATCGCCGAGAGGCATCGCATGAAAGGGGATATCCTCCCCGCGTCCATTCCGCCGGGTCCTGACAATCCTCTGGGAGAGTACGCGCTCTATCTGGGCAAGGCGGGGTATCTGATCCATGGCACCAACAAGCCGGCCAGCGTCGGCCTTCAGGCTACGAACGGCTGCATGAGGCTCTATCCGGAGAACATAAAAACGCTCTTCGGCGAGACTCCGGTCAACACCCCTGTCCTGATTGTGAACCAGCCCTATCTCGTCGGCCGGCGCGACGGAGCGCTCTACGTGGAAGCCCATGGATCTTCGGAGAGTTCCAACTCCGGAGAACTCCTTAAGATGCATGATAAACTGAGAAGCATGGAGAAGAAATCGGCGCGCCCCCTTGACTGGAACAGGATCAAAGAGGTGGAGGCCCGGTCTCTGGGCATTCCCGTCCCCGTCCCCGTCTCCGGACCGGATCAGGGGAGTAAGAAAGAGCTGCCCGAAACAGTAGAGGTTGAGCATCCGGGCAACCTGTACGGCAAACCGGCTGTACCGGAAATGACGAAGGATGCCTGGTACGTCCAGGCTGCCTATATGCGTGACGAGACCGATGCCAGGAGACTGGCCGCCATCATCACCCATCAGGGGCCGCCGATTCCCGCCCGGATAGTGCCGAAGAGCGGCGGCGGCTATCGTGTCATCGCCGGCCCCTTCAAGGACGGAGACGAAGCCAGGGATGCGGCAAAGCGCATAAAATACGATCTGGAGATAGACGCCTTCGTGTTTGACGCCTCCAGGAAGTAG
- a CDS encoding pyridoxamine 5'-phosphate oxidase family protein has protein sequence MARGSNGNIRQEIINYMEQTQWAELATVREDGTPVIRTMGAFAIDGGGARICFATMPGAAKTRHISSNNRVSFFFQHEGQDFPTFRNVEALGDASRITKEEDLRRTAERISARSPFVKDLIEKNGLGVFEFYEIRVSEIKFLNFSKGVGPQAVEVIKQ, from the coding sequence ATGGCAAGGGGTTCAAACGGCAACATCAGGCAGGAAATCATCAACTACATGGAACAGACCCAGTGGGCCGAACTGGCCACGGTACGGGAGGACGGGACCCCGGTGATCAGGACCATGGGCGCCTTTGCCATCGACGGTGGCGGCGCCAGGATCTGCTTCGCCACCATGCCCGGCGCGGCCAAGACCCGCCACATAAGCAGCAACAACCGGGTCTCCTTCTTCTTCCAGCACGAGGGACAGGATTTCCCGACCTTCCGCAACGTGGAGGCACTGGGGGACGCATCCAGGATAACCAAAGAGGAGGATCTCCGCCGAACCGCGGAGAGGATCTCCGCCCGAAGCCCGTTCGTCAAGGATCTGATCGAGAAGAACGGGCTGGGCGTCTTCGAGTTCTACGAGATCAGGGTTTCCGAGATCAAGTTCCTCAACTTCAGCAAGGGGGTCGGCCCCCAGGCGGTCGAGGTCATCAAACAATAA
- a CDS encoding DUF3592 domain-containing protein, with protein MKKTINAALYWVLTTLLLTITFFFGLAFITFGAYEAHKKLSAYNWLRVEATIISNSIYETHARNGTLWCPDWSYSYEVIGIRYESNKMEPTITTSLHCFSNKYEAEDNINNLQVGSKVIAYYNPNNPSQSAIIVTKVGVLEFLLLFSGFLLLFTGILICKEAIKHKNNTTKSNA; from the coding sequence TTGAAAAAAACCATAAATGCTGCTTTATATTGGGTTCTGACAACACTATTACTCACTATCACCTTTTTCTTCGGATTAGCATTCATTACGTTTGGTGCCTACGAAGCGCACAAAAAGTTGTCTGCTTATAACTGGCTTAGAGTTGAAGCTACTATTATATCGAACTCCATCTATGAAACCCATGCTCGAAACGGAACTCTATGGTGTCCAGACTGGAGTTATTCCTATGAAGTTATTGGAATAAGATATGAAAGCAACAAAATGGAACCAACAATTACTACAAGCCTCCATTGCTTTTCTAACAAATATGAGGCTGAAGATAATATCAATAATTTACAAGTTGGCTCAAAGGTTATTGCTTATTACAACCCAAACAACCCATCACAATCTGCTATAATAGTTACTAAAGTTGGAGTATTGGAGTTTTTATTACTTTTTTCAGGATTCCTTTTACTTTTTACTGGCATACTCATCTGTAAAGAAGCTATCAAACACAAAAATAACACAACAAAATCAAACGCTTAA